The window CTGCAGGGCAGCACCGTTGCCGATGCGCACGGGTTTCGATCCGGCGTAGCCCGGAAGACTTGCCAACTCACGCTCGACGAGGTCGCGCTCGCCGGCCAGGCCGTACATGATCTGCAGGTCGGCGGGGTCGCCGGCCACCGCGCGCAGCAGCCACTCCCGCCACTGTGCGGCGACCTTCACGAAGCCGTGGTCGAGCAGCGCCTCCAGCGTCAGTGCAGCATCGCGCAGCCACACGTACCGGTAGTCCCAGTTGCGCACGCCTCCGAAGTCCTCGGGCAGTGAGGTGGTCACGGCCGCCGCGATGCCGCCGGTCACATGATTTGTCAGAGCGCGCAGAATCAGCAGCGAGCGCACGACGGTGTCGCGGTGCGGCCCGTCGTGCACGATCTTGTCGGCCCAGTCCTGCCACCAGCGTCGAGTGCGATCGACGACCTCGTCGACATCGATCCGCTCCGGCGGCTCATGGTGCGAGGGAAACCAGGTCAGCGTGAGATCGACGCTCTGACCGGCGGCGACGGCGATCTTGCCGCGGTGCGCGTGGCCGGCGGCGGTCGCGCGCGCGCCACGCAGCACCACCGCATCGGGACCGGCCATGGCCACGAGCTCGGGGCTCTCGGCCGTGCCGGTCTGGCGCACCCAGGGCATCGCGCGGGCGTAATCGAACCGCATCCGCAGTTCGTGGTCGAACTCCACCAGGCCCTTGACCCCCACGACGCGCCGCACGATGTCGACGCGGTCTTCGGCGATGCTGCCGTGCTTGCCGATCGGCATGACGTCGCGCACCTCAGCCACCCCCGACGAGGTCTCCCATCGGGTGACGAGAATGAAGGTGTCGTCGTCATAGGCCCGGGTGGCGGTGGCTTTCGCGTCGACGGGGCGCAGGCTCCAGCATCCCTGTTCTTCATCCCCCAGCAAGGCGCCGAAGATCGACCCGGAATCCAGACGTGGAACGCACAGCCAATCGATGCTCCCGTCGCGCGAGACCAGGGCGGCGGTGCGGCAGTTGCTCAGAAGTGCATAGTCTTCGATGGGAACGGACATCGTGTCGAGTCTGGCACCGCGGTGCCCCATTGCGGTGTGGCCCAGGCGGATTATCGTGAAACCCATGCCGAAGACCACGACCTTCCTCATCTTCGGAGCATCCGGCGATCTGACCTCGCGCCTGCTCCTGCCCGCTCTCGGCCAGTTGCTCAAGCGAGAACCCGATCGCCAGGTGGCGCTGCGCGGAGCGGGGACGGATGCCTGGACCGCCCGCCGCTGGAAGGACGCCGTGCACGACGCCTTCGCGTCGGCGGATGCCGCCGACATGGTCGACCGCGTCGGTGACACCACGTACACCCAGGCCGACATCACGAAGGTCTCCGACCTGAAGAAGCTCCTCGACGGCGTCGAGGGATCGCTGGTCATGTACTTCGCGGTGCCCCCCGCGGTCACGGTGGCCGCCTGCGACGCACTGCAGAAGGTGACGCTGCCCGACGACACGCTGTTCGCACTGGAGAAGCCGTTCGGCGGCGACGAAGCCGGCGCCCGCGAGCTGAACGAGACGCTGACCTCGCTCGTACCCGAAGACCGGATCTTTCGTGTCGACCACTTCCTCGGCCGACCGACGCTGCTGAACATCCTCGGCGTGCGGTTCGCGAACCGGCTCATCGAGCCGGTCTGGTCGGCCGACCATGTGCAGTCGGTGCTCGTGCGCTACGACGAATCGCTGGCCCTGGAGGGGCGCGCCCGGTACTACGACAAGGCCGGGGCGATGGTCGACATGATCCAGAGCC is drawn from Microbacterium protaetiae and contains these coding sequences:
- a CDS encoding glycoside hydrolase family 15 protein codes for the protein MSVPIEDYALLSNCRTAALVSRDGSIDWLCVPRLDSGSIFGALLGDEEQGCWSLRPVDAKATATRAYDDDTFILVTRWETSSGVAEVRDVMPIGKHGSIAEDRVDIVRRVVGVKGLVEFDHELRMRFDYARAMPWVRQTGTAESPELVAMAGPDAVVLRGARATAAGHAHRGKIAVAAGQSVDLTLTWFPSHHEPPERIDVDEVVDRTRRWWQDWADKIVHDGPHRDTVVRSLLILRALTNHVTGGIAAAVTTSLPEDFGGVRNWDYRYVWLRDAALTLEALLDHGFVKVAAQWREWLLRAVAGDPADLQIMYGLAGERDLVERELASLPGYAGSKPVRIGNGAALQYQADVIGEVLVTLSAAREAGLDESEFSWPLEKGLVAQAAEQLDRPDNGLWEIRGEPHMFTHSRVMVWATFDRAVRAVEDHDLEGPVEKWRELRDRVKAEIDEHGVADGHFTQYYGTTEVDASLLLLPQVGFCAPDDERMLATVAQIENDLLQDGLLRRYRNASGVDGLAGEESPFLACSFWLVEQYAATARLHDARALMDRLCNLVNDVGMLSEEYDIAGKRQAGNTPQAFSHLALVRAADALARARHKPR